GACGGGCGCCGCACGCTTGATCGGGCGGCTCTGCCGTGCAAGCACGGAGAAAACGGCAGGGGGCGCCATCATGACAAAAGGCGAGGCGGATCTCGTCATCGGCGAAGGGCGGGCGCTGAGCGCCCACCCGCTGCGCGCGGCTGTCCTCAGGGAGCTGCATGCGCGGCCCTTCGTGCCGGTCTCGGCGCCGCGCCGCATGCTGCATGCGGCCTTCCTGCTGGATGCCGCGGGCGCCCAGGCCGATCGCGCCGCGCTCGCCGCCCTGTGCGTCGCGCGCGGACTTCCGGCCCCGGCACCGGGGGCGAAGTATCACCATGTCTCCTTCGGCGGCGCCGAGCTGCGCTGGGAGAGCCATGCCGAATTCTGCACCTACACCTGGGACCTGCCATCCGTTGACCTTCAGCCCGGTGCGCTGCCGTTCCAGCCGCCAGCGGTGACGCTGGCCAGCCCCTTTGGCGAGCTGGCGCAGCCCGGCCCGCTGCTGGTGGCCGTGGACCTCCACCTCCTGCGCGACACCGCCGAGGACTTCTTCCTCGAGAAAGTATTCGACCGATCGAGCCTCGCACGGTCCGACGTGAACGACGGCTTCGCCGAGATCGCCACCGACTTCGTGGCCGATCCGTCCGGGTTCGTCCGCATCCTGGTGCGCGACCGTGGCCTCGGCGCCGATGCGTGCGGCGCATTGGTGCAGCGGGTGCTGGAGATCGAGACCTACCGCACGCTCGCCCTTCTCGGCCTGCCGGAGGCGCAGCGCCTCGCCCCCGAGGTGGCGCGGATCGAGCAGCGACTGGCCGGCTCCGCCACCGAGATGATGTCTGCCAAGGGCCTCAGCGACAACAACCGCCTGCTGGATGAGCTGGTGGCGCTCGCGGCCGAGCTTGAGGCGGGGGCCACCGCCTCGCTGTTTCGGTTCGGCGCCAGCCGCGCCTACATGGAGATCGTGCGCCTGCGCCTCGCCACCATCCGCGAGATGTCGGTGCCGGGCTTTCCCACCTGGCAGCAATTCCTCGACCGCCGCATGGCGCCGGCCATGCGCACCTGCTTCACGCTGGAGGAGCGGCAGGAGAAGATCGCCCAGAAGCTCGCCAATGCCGCCGACCTGCTGCGCACCCGCGTGGACGTGGAGCTGGAGCAGCAGAATCGCGACCTGCTGACCTCGATGAACGAGCGCACCCGCCTTCAGCTGCGCCTTCAGCGCACGGTCGAGGGCCTGTCCGTCGCGGCGATTTCCTATTATGTCGTCAGCCTCGTGCACCATCTCGCCGAAGGCATCCACGAGAGCGGTGTCGACGTGAAGACGCTGGGCATCCACCTCGACGTCGGGCTGGTGACGGCCGCCGCGGTGCCGCTGGCGCTGCTGGGTGTCTGGTCCGTGGTGCGGCGCATCCGCAGCGCACACGGCGACGAGGATTGAGCCACGGGGATTGAAAGGGTCAGGGGAGGGCCGATGGACCACGAGGTCGAATACAACAACCGCGCCCGCGTGCCGGACCATCCCGCCATCTTCGAGCGCTGGGCGCACAGCTCGGCCGTCATGCGCGGCGCGGCCGTGGCGGCCGACCTCGGCGCGCCCTATGGCTCGGGGCCGCGGCAGATCCTCGACATCATCTGGCCCGGCACCGACCGGCAGGCGCCGGTGGTGCTGTTCATCCACGGCGGTTACTTCCAGTCCCTGCACCCGCGCGATTTCACCTTTGCCGCTGCCGGCTGCCTCGCCCACGGGGTGGCCATGGCGTTCGCCGGCTACGACCTCGCGCCGCTGGTGCCGGTGGGCACCATCCTCGCCCAGGCGCGGGCGGCGGCCATCACCCTCTACCGCCTCGTCGGGCGTCCGCTGGTGGTGTGCGGCCACTCCGCCGGTGGCCATCTCGCGGCGGCACTCACCGCCACCTCCTGGCGCGAAATCGACGTGGACACGCCTGACGATCTTATCCCGTCGGGGCTCGGTATCTCGGGCGTCTATGAGCTGGAGCCGCTGATACCCACCTCCATCAACAAGGCGCTGCGCCTCGACGCGGAAGAGGCCCGCCGCCTCTCCCCGGCGTTCTGGCCGGTGCCTGCGGGACGCAGCTTCGATGCCTTCGTCGGCGGCGCGGAGAGCGCGGAATTCCTGCGTCAGGCCCATGACCTCGCCGCCAGCTGGCGTGCCGGGGGCGTGGCCGCGCAGGCCTTCGACGTGCCGGGCGCCAACCACTTCACCGTGGTGGACGCGCTCGCCGATCCCACCTCGCACATGGTGCGCCGGCTGGTGGAGATGGCCCGCGCCATCTCCCAGTGACCGGCGGACGACACCTCAGAACGGACCTTTCATGCAGCCCATCCAGATTGCCGTCGTGCCGGTGACGCCGTTCGAGCAGAACTGCTCCATCCTGTGGTGCACCAAGACCATGAAGGGCGCGGTGATCGACCCCGGCGGCGATCTCGACCGCATCCGCGCCGCCATCACCGAGACCGGCGCGACGATTGAGAAGATCCTGCTCACCCACGGCCACGTAGACCACGCCGCCGGCGCCGCCGAACTGGCCGAGAGCCTCGGCGTGAAGGTGGAGGGCCCGGGCGCCGAGGACCAGTTCATCATCGACGACATTCCCCGCATGGCCCAGAAGTACGGCATCGAGGGCGCCCGGTCGGTGACGCCGGACCTCTATCTGAACGAGGGCGACACGGTGACCGTCGGAGACGTGTCGCTCGAGGTGCTGCACGTGCCGGGGCATACGCCGGGCCACATGGTGTTCGTGCATCGCCCGGTGGGTCTCGCCATCGTCGGCGACACCCTGTTCCGCGGCTCGGTGGGGCGGACCGACTTCCCCTATGGCGATCCCGACCTGCTCATCAAGGGCATCAGGGAAAAGCTGCTGCCGCTCGGCGACACCATGGTCTGCCTGCCCGGTCATGGTCCTGTCACGAGCATCGGCGACGAAAAAGCCCACAATCCCTTCCTGCGCTGATCCTCAGGAGCCCGCCCGTGACCGCTCAGCGCCGCTACGCCGTCTATGTCGCGCCGCCGTCCGACGGTGCCCTGTGGCGGTTCGGCTCGGCGGTGCTGGGCTATGATGCGGAGACCGGCGACGCGCCGGCCGCTCCCGACATCGCTGGATTCGACGCGGAGGCCTGGCAACAGGCGACGGCCGAGCCACGCCGCTATGGCTTCCACGGCACGCTGAAGGCGCCATTCCGGCTCGCGGACGGCGTGGCCGAAGACGATCTGGCACAGCTCATGGCTCGGTGCGCCGCCGGCCATCATGCGTTCGAGATGCCGCCGCTGGAGGTCCGCGCCATCGGACCTTTCGTGGCGCTGGTGCCGGCGGTGCCGGCACCGAAGCTGGAGGATCTCGCCCGCTCGGCCGTGCTGGAGCTGGACGGTCTGCGCGCGCCGCTCTCCGCCGCCGAGATCGCCCGGCGCCGGCCCGAACGGCTCTCGGCCCGCCAGATCGGCTATCTGGAAGCCTATGGCTATCCTTATGTCCTCGACGAATTCCGCTTCCACATGACGCTCACCGGCCCGCTTCCGGAGCTGGAGCGGGGACACGCACTCAACGCACTGGCCGCCGCCTTCGCCGCCAGCGGGGCGGACGTTCCGGCCCTCGTCACCGATCTCGCGCTCTATGTGCAGGAGCCGGGCGCGCCCCGATTCCGGCTGCTGCGCCGCTTCCCGCTGGGGGCCACCCAGTGAAGCAGCTCGGCGAGACGCCGCTCATCGATCCCACCGCACAGGTGCGCGCCTCCACCCTCGGCCGCTACACCGAGGTCGGCCCGCGCACCAAGCTGCTCGAAGTGGAGATGGGCGATTACTCCTACGTGGTGAACGATTCCGACATCGCCTATGCGCGCATCGGCAAGTTCTGCTCGATCGCCGCAATGACCCGGCTTAATCCGGGCAATCACCCCACCTGGCGGGCGTCCCAATCCCACTTCCTCTATCGCGCCTCCGCCTATTTCCCGGGCGAGGAGGACGAGACGGATTTCTTCCAGTGGCGGCGCGACCAGCAGCTGACCATGGGCCACGACGTCTGGATCGGCCATGGCGCGGTGGTGCTGGCCGGCCGCAGCATCGGCACCGGGGCGGTGGTGGCGGCGGGTGCGGTGGTGTCAAAGGATGTGCCGGCCTACGCCATCGTCGCCGGCGTGCCCGCGCGCATCGTGAAATGGCGGTTCCCGGAGGAGATCGCCGCCCGCCTGCAGGCGCTCGGCTGGTGGGACTGGACCCACGCGCAGCTCCGCGCCGCTTTGCCGGACTTCCGCAACCTGCCCATCGAGGCGTTTCTCGAGAAGTACGAGGGCTGAGGGCCGGTCGTCAGCCAGCGAAATACCGCCCGCGCCCGGCCGCTCCCCTTCGGCGCGGAACGGTGCTAATCATCGACGATGATGCGTTCTCCCGCGAACAAGGCTCCTTCCGACAGCGCTCCCGACGGCTCTGGCGAGATGGCGCCCGTCCCCCATGTCCATCCCGCGTCCGTGGTCTCCGCGCTCGCGACCCTCGATGCCGAGAAGGCCGGGCTCGAAGCCCTGTCCAAGGCCATGGCCGGGCCGCTCGGCGCCGCCTTCGACGTGGCGGTGGCGACCATCCAGAATTCCCACGGCCGGGTCATCATCACCGGCATGGGCAAGAGCGGGCACGTCGCGCGCAAGATCGCCGCGACGCTCGCCTCAACAGGCACGCCGGCCCATTATGTCCACCCCGCCGAGGCGAGCCACGGCGACCTTGGCATGATCACCACCGACGACGTCATCGTCGCTTTGTCGTGGTCCGGCGAGACGGTGGAGCTGCGCGACCTCGTGGAGTATTCGCGCCGCTTCGACGTGCCGCTCATCGCCTTTACCTCCAATGCGACCAGCGCGCTCGCTTCCTCGGCGAGCGTGGTCCTGACCCTGCCGGTGGCGCCGGAGGCCTGCCCGCACGGGCTCGCCCCCACCACCTCCACCCTGATGCAGCTGGCGCTGGGCGATGCGCTGGCGGTGGCGCTGCTGCAGAGCCGCGGCTTCACCGCGCTCGATTTCCGCCAGCTGCATCCGGGCGGCAAGCTCGGCGCCAGCCTGAAGTTCGTGCGCGACGTGATGCGTGCGGGCGAGGCCGTGCCGCTGGTGCGCAGCGGGACGCAGATGGGCGCGGCGCTGGTGGAGATGAGCGCCAAGGGCCTTGGCTGCGTCGGCGTGGTGGGCGAGGACGGAGCCCTCGCCGGCATCGTCACCGATGGCGACCTGCGGCGTCACATGGCCAACGACCTCGCCGCCCGCACGGTGGACGAGATTATGACCCCCGCGCCTAAGACGGTGCGGCCGGATCAGCTCGCCTCCGAGGCGCTCAACATTCTCAACGCGCGCAAGATCACCGCGCTTCTGGTGGTGGAGGACAGGGCGCCGGTTGGCGTGCTGCACATCCACGATCTGCTGCTCACCGGCATCGCCTGACCAGCTGGCGCCGTGCGCCCGCTCAAGCCCGCGCGGCACGTGAGCGGAGGCATATCCCGCGTCGCCTCAGGCGACCGGGATCGCGCTTTCCGGCCGGGTCGCGATCAGGTTGCGCAGGGTGAGCAGGGTGGAGGCATCCGCCACACCGTCCACCTGCGAGGGGCGAAAATGGCGCTGGAAGGCGGCCACCACCTCGGCCGTAACCGCATCATAGGTATCCTCGAGGCCGATGCCGTAGCCGTAATAGGCCAGCATCGCCTTGAGCGCGGCCACCGGCTCTCCTGAATCCCCCAGCATGAAGAAGCGCCCACCGGTGATGTGCGCTTCCGGCACCAGATGGCCGACCCCGGCGGCATGGAGCGCAGCCCACGGAAAGCGCTCGCCCGGATCGCGCTTGCGCGCCGGGGCGATGTCCGAATGGGCGACCACCCGATCAGCGCGGATGCCATGGCGGGCGATGATGTCCCGCGAGAGGGCGATCACCCGCGTGATCTGCGCCTCCGGAAAGGGCGGCAGGCCGAAATCGTGGCCGCCGTTGACGATCTCGATGCCGATGGAGCGTGAATTGGTATCGGTGATGCCTTCCCAGGACGACAGGCCCGCGTGCCACGCGCGCGCGCCTTCCGCCACCATCTGCACGATGCTGCCGTCCTCGCGCACCACATAATGGCAGGAGACCTCCGCCGCCGGCGTGCGCAGCAGCTCGATGGCGGCATCGGCGCTCTCCATGCCGGTGTAGTGCAGCACCAGCATGTCCACGGCGGCCTTGCGCACGCCGAAATTGGGGGAGGGGACGAGAGCGTCCACCAGCGCGGTATCGGACGCGAGAAGGGCTGGCGCGTCCATCACAGCCCCCTCTGCCGCGCGATGGCCGAATAGGCCGCATTGAGCGCCGCCACGCGGTCGTTGGCGAGCTTGATGGCGGCGGGCGGCAGGCCGCGGCCGGCGAGACGGTCGGGGTGGTGGGCGGACACGAGCGCGCGCCAATGGGCCTTCACCTCGTCGTCTCCGGCGTCCGGATCGAGATCGAGCACGGCGTAGGGATCGCCCGGCCGGCGCACATGACGCGCCTCGATGCGGTCATAGGCCGGACCCTCGAAGCCGAGGATGCGGCCCACCTCGGCGAGGAAGACGAGCTCCTTCTCGTGCAGCGCGTGGTCCGCCTTGGCGACGTGGAAGAGGGCGTCGAGCAGGTCTTCCCGCGTGTCCGGCGCGTCGGCGAACATGTCCGCGACCTGACGCGCGTAAGCCTCGAAGCCGGCCGTGTCCTGCTTGGCGAGATTGTAGAGGCGCGCCACCGCATCGAGATCCTCGGGCGGGATGTCGAACACCTCGCGGAAGGCCTCCACCTCCGCCGGCACCACCACGCCGTCGGCCTTTGCCATCTTGGCGGACAGCGCGATGAGGGCGATGGAGAAGGCGGCCGGCTTGGGCGCGGGGGCCAGCAGCACGCGGTCGAGCACATGCCCCGCCAAGGCCCCGAGCAGGGCGCCGAGCGGCCCCCCCAGCGCAAAACCCATGCCCGCCCCGCCGATGAGACCGTAAGCCACCTGATCCTCCGCATCCGTTCCGGCGGAGCTAGAGCAGGGATGCGGCGTCGGCAAGGCGGCGCGTGCGAATCAGCTCCCGTTGCCCGGGAAGGTGCGGGCGAAGACCTTCCCTTCCGTATCCTCGGCGCGGACCGAGACCGGCGCGGCGGAGGGGGTGAAGCTGAAGCGGAAGGTCGGGTCCTCGCTGATGGAGATGCCGCCCTCCATGGCGAAGATGAGCTTGGCCCCCTGCTTCACCTGAACCTCCCGCACGAACCAGGCCGGCGTGTAGCCGCGCGTCGCCTCGTCCATCTGCAGGCCGGAGAAATTGGGATGGCGGATCTGCACCTGCGCCTCCGGCCGTCCGGCCTCGGCGAAGGAGCGGAAGCGGATCTCGCCGAGCCTGGCGATGCTCTCCGCCGTGTCCTTGGTGGCCGGGGCGGAGCAGCCGCCCGCCGCCTTCACATAGGCCTTCGTCATGATCAGGGCGCCGTCGCTGGTTTCGGCCACCGCGCGCACCCAGCTGTAGGAATTCACACGCACCCGCACGGAGAGGGAGAAATTGCGGATGCCGTCGCCGAAGGCGAATCGGCCGGCCACGGGGGCGGGGTTCTCGTCGATGATGAGCGTCACCGCCTTCAGCGTGCGTGGATCGTCCTTGGGCAGCTCGAGGGCGAGGGTGAGCGGCACGAGGGCGGCGTCCTCCGCCCGGCCCGGTGCGTCGATCCGCACCGCATTGCCGGCGTCGGCGATCTTGGCCGAAGGGAAGATGTCGCCGCGAATGGCCGCCCAGGTCGCCTCCGGCCTGTCGGGGTCGGCCTGCGCCGACTGGGCGGCGGCGGGGCTGGCCAGCATCCCGGCGAGCGGCGTTGCCGCGAGCAGGGCTGCGAGCACAGCGCCCGCGGTGTGGGCGGAAGAGCGCAGGTTTGAGCGCTTCATGGCGTTGCCTCCCAAAAGTCCATCATGGCCGTTTCGGCCTTCTCGTCCGTGCCACGCGTGTCGGCGGCGCGGGCTCACCCGGTTCGCCCTGAAGCGCATTTTCGTCTCGCGAACCGGTATCCGCTTCGCTCGAAAAGGCCCTAGGGGCGTGGCTCCACCGCTTCCAGCGGCAGTCCGGCGTCGCCCCAGCCGTCCACGCCGGTCGGAAACCAGAAAACGTCCGTGTAGCCGTAGGCGAGGGCGCGCTTGGCGGCGTTCCACGACATCCAGCAATCACGCTGGCAGAAAATCACCAGCGGCGCATTCACATCGCCGCGCGTGACGGCGGAAAGGCCGGCGCGGAAATAGCCGTCGGTTTCCGCGTTGAGCGCGCCGAAGCCGACATTGGGCAGCCAGACGGCACCGGGAATGGTGGAATGGGGCTGGTCGCGCCACACGGTTCCCGCCGGGAGGCCGGCAGGTTTTGGTGGGCGTGGCAGCACGTCTACGAAGGCGACCCCGCCCTTGCGCCACAGCGCCGCCGCAGCGACGGCATCAAGCACGCGGGCGCCGCTGAGCGTCGCCGGCACCGGCGCACGATAGGCTTCCAGCCGGTAGCCCTCGGGTTCGGCGGGTGCAGCAGCGGCCGAGGCAGGAGATGCGGCGGGTGCCGCAGCGGGCTGGGCAAGGGCGGGCGGCGTGATCAGCGCGAGCGCGCCGAGGATCGCAAGAGCCAAACGGCAGCTCCCGCCCACGTTCTGCGTGCTCCGGCTCATTGGCCCGGCGTCCCAGCGGGCGGCGGGATCGGCTGTCCGTCCTCGTCCAGCAGCGGGACATGATAGGCGACGAGCACCTTCTGGATGTCGTCGGCGCGCTTGCGCAGGATGGTGTTGAGCGTCTGTTTCCAGATGTGGTCCGTGGGGCGCACGCCCATGGTGATCCGGTAGGCCAGCGCCGGCCGCGCAGCCTCCTTCACCAGCGGAATCACCTTGAGCGGCGTAGCGGACCGCGCGGCGAAATAGCCGGCGGTCGGACCCCAGAGCAGGCCGCCGTCGATCTCGCCGGCATCAAGGCTCGCCAGCATCTCCTCGGCCGGAGAGGCATAGCGCCGGTCCACGAGCAGCGAATAGGTGTGGGCGTTGCCGATGAGCCCGAGTTCCAGGAGGTGGTCGGCGGGCGGGGTCGCGGCGATGACGCCGAGCTTCGCGTTCTTCAGCTTCGGATCTGACAGCTGGGTCACGCCGTCGAGCGGGCCCCCGGCCTTCACCACCAGCACGAACACCGATTCGTAGTAGGGATTGGTGTGCAGCACGAGATCGGCACCGGCGACGTAGCCGATGATGACGTCGCACAGGCGGCGGCCGAGCGTGTTGCGCACGAAGCCGGGACCCTGCGGCATCAGGTAATTGCGCACGGGCACCTTGAGCTCGTCCGCGACGATGGCCGCGATCTTGTTTTCGAAGCCCTCGCCCGCCGCGTTCGAGAACGGCATGTTGGCGGGATCGGCGCACACCCGGAGGGCGTCCGCCGAAACCTGATCGGGGATCTGCTGTCCGCCGGCCCCGGAGGGGCTCAGCAGCAGGATGGCGGCGAGAGCTGCCGTCGCGAGCGACGCCAGCAAGGGCGCGAACCGTTCCCTACTCGCCGAGGCAGGCCTTCTCGGCATCGGTGATCTCCTTCGACTTCTCGTCACGCTTGGCGGGTCGGACACGGCCGATCGCGTCGTCGGAGCGGGCGCGCAGATAGACGTAGAGGTCGTCCAGGTAGCACATGACGTTCTTGTTCAGGCCGAACGAGGGCATCACCCGGTCATTGCCGCCGCCGAGATTCTGGCGACCGCCCACGACCACTTCGCTGAACTGGTCGAAGTTCATGGTCTTGAGCGAATCCACCAGCGAAGGCGCATAGGTGGAGCCCATGCCGTCGGGGCCATGACAGACGTGGCATTCGGCGTGGTAGCGGCGGTAGCCGGAATAGGTCAGCCAGTCCACCTGCCCGTCGGGCTTGATGTTGTAGGTGGGCGCGCCGGCGACGTCGAAATAGCGGCCACCTTCCTCCTTCACGGGTTTCGGATCCGCAGGCTTGGTGGTCTCGGCGAGCGAGGCGGTGCTGGCAAGGGCGAACGAGAACGCGGCCAGGAAGCAGGC
The nucleotide sequence above comes from Xanthobacter flavus. Encoded proteins:
- a CDS encoding DUF3422 family protein codes for the protein MTKGEADLVIGEGRALSAHPLRAAVLRELHARPFVPVSAPRRMLHAAFLLDAAGAQADRAALAALCVARGLPAPAPGAKYHHVSFGGAELRWESHAEFCTYTWDLPSVDLQPGALPFQPPAVTLASPFGELAQPGPLLVAVDLHLLRDTAEDFFLEKVFDRSSLARSDVNDGFAEIATDFVADPSGFVRILVRDRGLGADACGALVQRVLEIETYRTLALLGLPEAQRLAPEVARIEQRLAGSATEMMSAKGLSDNNRLLDELVALAAELEAGATASLFRFGASRAYMEIVRLRLATIREMSVPGFPTWQQFLDRRMAPAMRTCFTLEERQEKIAQKLANAADLLRTRVDVELEQQNRDLLTSMNERTRLQLRLQRTVEGLSVAAISYYVVSLVHHLAEGIHESGVDVKTLGIHLDVGLVTAAAVPLALLGVWSVVRRIRSAHGDED
- a CDS encoding alpha/beta hydrolase; the protein is MDHEVEYNNRARVPDHPAIFERWAHSSAVMRGAAVAADLGAPYGSGPRQILDIIWPGTDRQAPVVLFIHGGYFQSLHPRDFTFAAAGCLAHGVAMAFAGYDLAPLVPVGTILAQARAAAITLYRLVGRPLVVCGHSAGGHLAAALTATSWREIDVDTPDDLIPSGLGISGVYELEPLIPTSINKALRLDAEEARRLSPAFWPVPAGRSFDAFVGGAESAEFLRQAHDLAASWRAGGVAAQAFDVPGANHFTVVDALADPTSHMVRRLVEMARAISQ
- a CDS encoding MBL fold metallo-hydrolase, which translates into the protein MQPIQIAVVPVTPFEQNCSILWCTKTMKGAVIDPGGDLDRIRAAITETGATIEKILLTHGHVDHAAGAAELAESLGVKVEGPGAEDQFIIDDIPRMAQKYGIEGARSVTPDLYLNEGDTVTVGDVSLEVLHVPGHTPGHMVFVHRPVGLAIVGDTLFRGSVGRTDFPYGDPDLLIKGIREKLLPLGDTMVCLPGHGPVTSIGDEKAHNPFLR
- a CDS encoding DUF1045 domain-containing protein, with protein sequence MTAQRRYAVYVAPPSDGALWRFGSAVLGYDAETGDAPAAPDIAGFDAEAWQQATAEPRRYGFHGTLKAPFRLADGVAEDDLAQLMARCAAGHHAFEMPPLEVRAIGPFVALVPAVPAPKLEDLARSAVLELDGLRAPLSAAEIARRRPERLSARQIGYLEAYGYPYVLDEFRFHMTLTGPLPELERGHALNALAAAFAASGADVPALVTDLALYVQEPGAPRFRLLRRFPLGATQ
- a CDS encoding chloramphenicol acetyltransferase, whose amino-acid sequence is MKQLGETPLIDPTAQVRASTLGRYTEVGPRTKLLEVEMGDYSYVVNDSDIAYARIGKFCSIAAMTRLNPGNHPTWRASQSHFLYRASAYFPGEEDETDFFQWRRDQQLTMGHDVWIGHGAVVLAGRSIGTGAVVAAGAVVSKDVPAYAIVAGVPARIVKWRFPEEIAARLQALGWWDWTHAQLRAALPDFRNLPIEAFLEKYEG
- a CDS encoding KpsF/GutQ family sugar-phosphate isomerase, encoding MAPVPHVHPASVVSALATLDAEKAGLEALSKAMAGPLGAAFDVAVATIQNSHGRVIITGMGKSGHVARKIAATLASTGTPAHYVHPAEASHGDLGMITTDDVIVALSWSGETVELRDLVEYSRRFDVPLIAFTSNATSALASSASVVLTLPVAPEACPHGLAPTTSTLMQLALGDALAVALLQSRGFTALDFRQLHPGGKLGASLKFVRDVMRAGEAVPLVRSGTQMGAALVEMSAKGLGCVGVVGEDGALAGIVTDGDLRRHMANDLAARTVDEIMTPAPKTVRPDQLASEALNILNARKITALLVVEDRAPVGVLHIHDLLLTGIA
- a CDS encoding N-acetylmuramoyl-L-alanine amidase; this translates as MDAPALLASDTALVDALVPSPNFGVRKAAVDMLVLHYTGMESADAAIELLRTPAAEVSCHYVVREDGSIVQMVAEGARAWHAGLSSWEGITDTNSRSIGIEIVNGGHDFGLPPFPEAQITRVIALSRDIIARHGIRADRVVAHSDIAPARKRDPGERFPWAALHAAGVGHLVPEAHITGGRFFMLGDSGEPVAALKAMLAYYGYGIGLEDTYDAVTAEVVAAFQRHFRPSQVDGVADASTLLTLRNLIATRPESAIPVA
- a CDS encoding molecular chaperone DjiA, whose protein sequence is MAYGLIGGAGMGFALGGPLGALLGALAGHVLDRVLLAPAPKPAAFSIALIALSAKMAKADGVVVPAEVEAFREVFDIPPEDLDAVARLYNLAKQDTAGFEAYARQVADMFADAPDTREDLLDALFHVAKADHALHEKELVFLAEVGRILGFEGPAYDRIEARHVRRPGDPYAVLDLDPDAGDDEVKAHWRALVSAHHPDRLAGRGLPPAAIKLANDRVAALNAAYSAIARQRGL
- a CDS encoding quinoprotein dehydrogenase-associated SoxYZ-like carrier, which encodes MKRSNLRSSAHTAGAVLAALLAATPLAGMLASPAAAQSAQADPDRPEATWAAIRGDIFPSAKIADAGNAVRIDAPGRAEDAALVPLTLALELPKDDPRTLKAVTLIIDENPAPVAGRFAFGDGIRNFSLSVRVRVNSYSWVRAVAETSDGALIMTKAYVKAAGGCSAPATKDTAESIARLGEIRFRSFAEAGRPEAQVQIRHPNFSGLQMDEATRGYTPAWFVREVQVKQGAKLIFAMEGGISISEDPTFRFSFTPSAAPVSVRAEDTEGKVFARTFPGNGS
- a CDS encoding PQQ-dependent catabolism-associated CXXCW motif protein — its product is MALAILGALALITPPALAQPAAAPAASPASAAAAPAEPEGYRLEAYRAPVPATLSGARVLDAVAAAALWRKGGVAFVDVLPRPPKPAGLPAGTVWRDQPHSTIPGAVWLPNVGFGALNAETDGYFRAGLSAVTRGDVNAPLVIFCQRDCWMSWNAAKRALAYGYTDVFWFPTGVDGWGDAGLPLEAVEPRP
- a CDS encoding substrate-binding domain-containing protein; this encodes MPRRPASASRERFAPLLASLATAALAAILLLSPSGAGGQQIPDQVSADALRVCADPANMPFSNAAGEGFENKIAAIVADELKVPVRNYLMPQGPGFVRNTLGRRLCDVIIGYVAGADLVLHTNPYYESVFVLVVKAGGPLDGVTQLSDPKLKNAKLGVIAATPPADHLLELGLIGNAHTYSLLVDRRYASPAEEMLASLDAGEIDGGLLWGPTAGYFAARSATPLKVIPLVKEAARPALAYRITMGVRPTDHIWKQTLNTILRKRADDIQKVLVAYHVPLLDEDGQPIPPPAGTPGQ
- a CDS encoding c-type cytochrome, methanol metabolism-related, with protein sequence MAAFSFALASTASLAETTKPADPKPVKEEGGRYFDVAGAPTYNIKPDGQVDWLTYSGYRRYHAECHVCHGPDGMGSTYAPSLVDSLKTMNFDQFSEVVVGGRQNLGGGNDRVMPSFGLNKNVMCYLDDLYVYLRARSDDAIGRVRPAKRDEKSKEITDAEKACLGE